One window of the Rhipicephalus sanguineus isolate Rsan-2018 chromosome 4, BIME_Rsan_1.4, whole genome shotgun sequence genome contains the following:
- the LOC119389075 gene encoding uncharacterized protein LOC119389075, whose amino-acid sequence MKASPFCLFLLLAVAVIGTPSRRDGVLHPSGRGSTEIANAKAPEFMDNGTSGPAAQRGGTEPALQGDREGSRGVDQMRPSMPSPSYSSHDGQRSKEEQGTPRARSSSALWNGGRNNGQESNFRRQQPDFEVPSVSSEDTESKTNEQPQLTDNGRIEKAAKRGLGIRAPSRDSGSVGSAETHGTGLGRRMSLGRAGGGSQNDEQDPESQLRGHSNRDGKQRLEVNRESQVRFGNLFGAHWLMNSTRTWTTPTRPTGAMRYLTTD is encoded by the exons ATGAAGGCATCACCATTTTGCCTGTTCCTATTACTAGCTGTAGCGGTGATAG ggacACCGAGTCGACGTGATGGCGTCCTTCACCCAAGCGGGCGAGGCAGTACCGAAATCGCAAATGCAAAAGCACCAGAGTTTATGGATAATGGCACCAGTGGCCCAGCAGCACAGCGTGGTGGCACAGAACCAGCTTTGCAAGGTGATCGTGAAGGCTCACGCGGAGTCGACCAAATGCGACCCTCAATGCCGTCGCCGTCTTACTCTTCGCATGATGGTCagcgcagtaaagaagaacaagGCACGCCCCGTGCGCGCTCATCTAGCGCTCTTTGGAATGGTGGAAGAAACAATGGTCAGGAGAGTAACTTCCGGAGGCAGCAACCCGATTTCGAAGTCCCTTCTGTCTCTAGCGAAGACACTGAAAGCAAGACAAATGAGCAACCACAGTTAACAGATAACGGTCGCATTGAAAAAGCTGCAAAACGAGGACTTGGAATTCGCGCGCCTTCTAGAGATTCCGGCAGCGTCGGCAGCGCTGAGACTCATGGAACTGGACTTGGCAGACGTATGTCCCTTGGCAGAGCAGGCGGTGGCAGCCAAAACGATGAACAAGATCCTGAGTCTCAACTTAGAGGACACTCCAATCGCGATGGAAAGCAGCGACTTGAAGTAAACAGAGAAAGCCAAGTGCGATTCGGCAACCTTTTTGGAGCA CACTGGCTGATGAACAGTACTCGAACCTGGACAACCCCAACGCGTCCAACGGGAGCCATGAGATATTTGACCACTGACTGA